Proteins encoded by one window of Musa acuminata AAA Group cultivar baxijiao chromosome BXJ2-9, Cavendish_Baxijiao_AAA, whole genome shotgun sequence:
- the LOC135623455 gene encoding uncharacterized protein LOC135623455, with product MCGALRMKREEEEEEEEEEEEEDSCGKAAARRCVALGRKREEGKRRRRRRGRERGVIPLFPAEETEGRVCVTPGKKGLQLRRWQLQLEEKKKRKMSRGGGRGCGRGCGRDCSSCSGERRRGEEEERKRRRGCGCGDGSCSCGREREKGKEEEEKGKERKKRGRGEGAAAAVMAAAAVAGKEEKERKKKRKGRRGRREEEEKGWQLRQWQLQLEEKKERKMSRGGRRGCECGGCGRGCDSGCGCNVGCGSCGSGGGCSSWFWERERVGTREGKKEIVQWKGAAVVTAVAVVAAIVAAAVAAAFGKEKEGMRVRESR from the coding sequence atgtgtggggcgttgaggatgaaaagggaagaagaagaagaagaagaagaagaagaagaagaagaagatagctgcggcaaggctgcagcgaggagatgtgtggccttggggaggaaaagggaagaggggaagaggagaagaagaagaagaggaagagaaagaggtgtgatacctctgtttcctgcagaggaaacagaggggagggtgtgtgtgacgccggggaagaaggggctgcagctgcggcgatggcagctgcagctggaagagaagaagaagaggaagatgagcaggggaggagggagaggttgcggccgtggctgcggccgcgactgcagcagttgcagcggggagagaagaagaggagaggaagaagagaggaagaggagaaggggctgcggctgcggcgatggcagctgcagctgtggcagggaaagagaaaaaggaaaggaagaagaagagaaagggaaggagaggaagaagagaggaagaggagaaggggctgcggctgcggtgatggcagctgcagctgtggctgggaaagaagagaaggaaaggaagaagaagagaaagggaaggagaggaagaagagaggaagaggagaaggggtggcagctgcggcagtggcagctgcagttggaagagaagaaggagaggaagatgagcaggggaggaagaagaggctgcgagtgtggtggctgcggccgtggctgcgactccggctgcggctgcaacgttggctgcggtagctgcggcagcggtggtggctgcagtagctggttttgggaaagagaaagagtaggaacgagagaagggaagaaggaaatagtgcagtggaagggggctgcggttgtgaccgcagttgcggtcgtggctgcgattgtggcagcggctgtggcagctgcgtttgggaaagaaaaagaaggaatgagagtaagagagagcaggtga